One region of Marivirga arenosa genomic DNA includes:
- a CDS encoding cryptochrome/photolyase family protein: protein MKKTLRLVLGDQLYERHSWFSDVNNEIIYVMMEMRQETDYVKHHIQKVVAFFTAMRSFSEYLKDQGHHIIYYKINDDNNQHSLTKNLQAIIKSEKIEHFEYLLPDEYRLDQQLKEFCNQIEISSESMDTEHFLTKREDIANFFKGKKQFLMENFYRQMRKDHDILMNGEDPVGEKWNFDHDNRNKYKGEVSIPEEYSYQNNVEDILEEIKDAEIDTLGEINADHFDWPINRKQALQFIRYFCRELLPYFGTYQDAMHTDEKFLFHSRLSFALNTKLIHPKELVDKVIEAWEDDSDRISLAQVEGFIRQVIGWREYMRGIYWAKMPEYEKLNFFEHKRKLPEFYWTGDTKMKCLEKSIKQSLSDAYAHHIQRLMVTGNFALLNMTDPDEVDAWYLGIYIDAIQWVEITNTRGMSQFADGGIVGSKPYLASANYMHKMSNYCSKCHYDHKKKTGKNACPFNSLYWNFYDKHREKLEKNQRISMMYRTWDKKSKEEKEELLNQANYYLDNINKL from the coding sequence ATGAAAAAGACATTGCGATTAGTTCTAGGGGACCAATTATACGAACGTCATTCCTGGTTTTCAGATGTAAATAATGAAATTATTTATGTGATGATGGAAATGCGTCAAGAGACAGATTATGTAAAACATCATATCCAGAAAGTTGTAGCTTTTTTTACAGCTATGCGATCCTTTTCAGAATATCTTAAAGATCAGGGCCATCACATAATATATTATAAAATCAATGACGATAATAATCAACACTCTTTAACTAAGAATTTGCAAGCGATAATAAAAAGCGAAAAAATTGAGCATTTTGAATATTTATTACCCGATGAATACAGGCTCGATCAGCAGCTTAAAGAATTTTGTAATCAGATCGAAATTTCTTCAGAATCTATGGATACAGAACACTTTCTGACCAAACGAGAAGATATCGCTAATTTCTTTAAAGGTAAAAAGCAGTTCTTGATGGAGAACTTCTATCGTCAAATGAGGAAGGATCATGATATTTTGATGAATGGGGAAGATCCAGTTGGTGAAAAATGGAATTTTGATCATGATAATCGCAACAAATATAAAGGAGAGGTTTCAATACCAGAGGAATATAGTTACCAAAACAATGTAGAAGATATTCTTGAAGAAATAAAAGATGCGGAAATTGATACTTTGGGGGAAATTAATGCGGATCATTTTGATTGGCCGATTAACAGGAAACAAGCCTTACAATTTATTAGGTATTTTTGTAGAGAACTGTTGCCGTATTTTGGAACCTATCAAGATGCAATGCACACGGATGAGAAATTTCTTTTCCATTCTAGATTATCATTTGCTTTAAATACAAAATTGATTCATCCTAAAGAATTGGTTGATAAAGTGATTGAAGCATGGGAAGATGATTCAGATCGAATTAGCTTAGCGCAAGTAGAAGGTTTCATCCGACAGGTTATTGGCTGGCGTGAATACATGCGAGGAATTTATTGGGCAAAAATGCCAGAATATGAGAAGCTTAATTTCTTTGAGCATAAAAGAAAATTACCTGAATTTTACTGGACAGGTGATACTAAAATGAAATGCCTTGAAAAATCTATCAAACAATCTTTATCTGATGCTTATGCTCATCATATACAACGGTTGATGGTGACCGGGAACTTTGCATTATTGAATATGACGGATCCTGATGAGGTTGATGCGTGGTATTTAGGAATTTACATTGATGCTATTCAATGGGTGGAAATTACCAATACGAGGGGTATGAGTCAGTTTGCAGATGGTGGAATTGTAGGTTCTAAGCCATATTTGGCGAGTGCCAATTATATGCATAAAATGAGTAATTATTGCTCCAAATGCCATTATGACCATAAAAAGAAAACCGGAAAAAATGCCTGTCCATTTAATAGTCTTTACTGGAATTTTTATGATAAGCACAGAGAAAAGCTAGAGAAGAACCAGAGAATTTCCATGATGTACAGAACATGGGATAAAAAGAGTAAAGAAGAAAAAGAGGAATTACTCAATCAAGCCAACTATTATTTAGATAATATTAACAAGCTTTAA
- a CDS encoding AsmA-like C-terminal region-containing protein, whose amino-acid sequence MKKLLIILASIVGLLVLTIVLVPIVFKDKIISSIQTEIDKSLNAKVNLDPTKIRVSLISNFPNMTLGVEDFSISGKEVFEGDTLFAAKDFAVEMDIVAIIKGEPLNIKGITLDQPLINILVLEDGSANYDITYPSEEETPEEETTSEDEFTFGIDHWEIKNGRINYMDQMYGVAISLLGVDHSGNGDFSLSVFDMQTNTTAEDFSFAYDGDVYIAHKKLKADLLFGMDLDNFKFTFKNAKASLNDFNLNFDGYFAMPTDDYDMDIAFSTTDTQFKSLLSLVPGMYAEGFDALETRGEFDFSGYVKGIYSDTKMPGFSVDLAVRDAYVKSPDVPLPIEKIAMEMHASSQSGDMKDGYLEVKNFGLSIDKDRFTAKAKVNNFDSPIWDLSVNGGLNLDIISKIEPTEDFTLAGMISANLNSKGSYVDVESENYAKLNTSGSMSMKNFSYSEKGSPDFKITTADMSFDPKAITLSNFAGNYGKSDFTLNGGVSNYIAYALDKKAVIKGNMELKSSLLDINEMMGVSEEEATETPEDTTAMEVVVIPETIDFTFDATVGTIKYDNFDMKNAVGKIIIRDGILTLDPMKVDMLGGSIKMAGIYNSQDEYEPKFDFKLDISEFSIPETFKNVTTVQKFAPIAEKMDGKFSTNFSMNGLLTQTMMPDLNTLSGGGLIKIVQAAVKDSKVISGVTSLSKLDNTSEVKINDVKVQAEIKDGRLNVKPFDVKIGNYNATIDGSTGLGGDIAYNLKMNVPTGSMGKAANSAISSLLGNNLNVVGNSINLNFNIGGTYDDPKVKLGSTTSEGGSTVASSAKEQITEKIDAEKDKLKAEAEAKAKAAKDSATAEAERLKKKAEEEAKKKAEEEKEKLKKKAKSKLKDMFGDGK is encoded by the coding sequence ATGAAAAAGCTATTAATCATTCTCGCCAGTATTGTAGGATTATTGGTTTTAACTATTGTCCTGGTACCTATAGTATTTAAGGATAAAATTATATCAAGCATTCAAACTGAGATTGACAAGTCACTAAATGCAAAAGTTAATCTTGACCCTACAAAAATCAGAGTTTCATTGATTTCAAACTTTCCAAATATGACCTTAGGAGTGGAAGATTTCTCCATTTCCGGAAAAGAAGTATTTGAGGGAGACACCCTTTTTGCAGCCAAAGACTTCGCTGTAGAAATGGATATAGTAGCTATTATTAAAGGAGAACCTCTGAATATTAAGGGAATCACATTAGACCAGCCATTAATTAATATTTTGGTATTAGAAGATGGCTCAGCCAATTATGATATCACCTATCCTTCTGAAGAAGAAACTCCTGAAGAAGAAACTACTTCAGAGGATGAATTCACCTTTGGTATTGACCACTGGGAAATCAAAAACGGTAGAATTAACTACATGGATCAGATGTATGGAGTAGCTATTTCGTTGTTAGGAGTAGATCACTCTGGTAATGGTGATTTCTCACTTTCTGTTTTTGATATGCAAACCAATACAACGGCTGAAGATTTTTCTTTTGCCTATGATGGAGATGTATACATTGCGCATAAAAAATTGAAAGCCGATCTGTTGTTTGGTATGGACCTAGATAATTTTAAGTTTACTTTCAAGAATGCCAAAGCATCCTTAAACGATTTCAACCTAAATTTTGATGGATATTTTGCGATGCCTACTGATGACTATGATATGGATATCGCATTCTCAACCACTGATACTCAGTTTAAGAGTTTACTTTCATTAGTGCCGGGTATGTATGCTGAGGGATTTGATGCGTTAGAAACCAGAGGTGAATTTGATTTCTCAGGTTATGTAAAAGGAATTTACAGCGATACTAAAATGCCTGGGTTCTCAGTTGACCTTGCCGTAAGAGACGCCTACGTTAAATCCCCAGATGTACCATTGCCAATTGAAAAAATAGCTATGGAGATGCATGCTTCATCTCAAAGTGGCGATATGAAAGATGGTTATCTTGAAGTCAAAAATTTTGGCCTCAGCATTGATAAAGACAGATTTACAGCCAAAGCAAAAGTTAATAATTTCGATTCTCCTATTTGGGATTTAAGTGTAAACGGAGGATTAAATTTAGATATTATTTCTAAGATTGAACCTACCGAAGATTTCACATTAGCAGGAATGATATCCGCAAACCTAAATTCAAAAGGTTCCTATGTTGATGTAGAAAGTGAAAACTATGCTAAGCTGAATACAAGTGGTAGCATGAGCATGAAGAACTTTTCATATTCAGAAAAAGGTTCGCCAGATTTTAAAATCACAACTGCAGACATGAGCTTTGATCCTAAAGCCATTACGCTTAGTAATTTTGCTGGGAACTATGGTAAAAGTGATTTCACTTTAAATGGAGGTGTAAGTAATTACATTGCTTATGCTTTAGATAAAAAAGCCGTTATTAAAGGAAATATGGAATTAAAATCATCCTTATTAGATATTAACGAGATGATGGGAGTATCTGAAGAAGAAGCGACAGAGACTCCTGAAGATACTACAGCTATGGAAGTAGTAGTTATTCCTGAAACTATTGATTTCACTTTTGATGCCACTGTAGGAACAATCAAATATGATAATTTTGATATGAAAAATGCAGTAGGTAAAATCATTATAAGAGATGGAATCTTAACATTGGATCCAATGAAAGTGGATATGTTAGGCGGATCAATCAAAATGGCAGGTATTTATAATAGCCAAGATGAATATGAACCTAAGTTTGATTTTAAACTAGATATATCTGAATTCAGCATACCTGAAACCTTTAAGAATGTTACTACAGTTCAAAAATTCGCTCCAATAGCCGAAAAAATGGATGGTAAATTCAGCACGAATTTCTCCATGAATGGATTATTGACTCAAACTATGATGCCTGATTTGAATACTTTATCGGGTGGAGGATTGATTAAAATCGTGCAAGCTGCCGTTAAAGATTCCAAAGTGATTAGTGGAGTAACCTCCTTATCTAAACTAGATAATACAAGCGAAGTGAAAATTAATGATGTTAAGGTTCAGGCAGAAATTAAAGATGGCAGATTGAATGTAAAACCATTTGATGTGAAAATAGGAAACTACAATGCCACTATTGATGGAAGCACTGGATTAGGTGGAGACATTGCCTATAATTTAAAAATGAATGTTCCTACAGGAAGCATGGGAAAAGCTGCTAATTCGGCAATTTCAAGCCTCTTAGGCAACAACTTGAATGTAGTAGGTAATTCCATCAATTTAAACTTCAATATCGGGGGTACTTACGATGATCCAAAAGTTAAACTAGGCAGTACAACTTCTGAAGGCGGAAGCACAGTTGCTTCTTCAGCAAAAGAACAGATAACAGAAAAAAT